The genomic DNA TACATGCTTCGGGATTATCACTATCATTACATTGTTTTTGACATTCGGAGATTGAGTTTCTTGGGTATAAATCAAAAATTTTGTTTACACCAAAAACCACTATAAGCATCGTAGCGAACACTCCACTGAAAAAAGCGAAGGGGAATTTCTTACTATAAACTTTATCAACTGGTTTTGAATCATTCTTTGTAGAATATTTAAAGGGTAAGATGAATTTAATTTTGTCGTAATCCCAGCAAATTAGGTATAAACAAGCTAATACCATTAATGGTGATGTGAATAAAGAACCATCGAATCGAACTGCAAAAGACAAAATGCAGATGTTTAATATAATTGGGAAATAGATGAGTGCACCGAGGGTTGCTGTT from Chondrinema litorale includes the following:
- a CDS encoding DoxX family protein; this translates as MNTALKLDQLHAKVKYNIWFKYFAVFNRIILAAGFTPSGFVKINNERFTALANNHPMGHYLEALYHTGYYYPFIGVMQITAAILLLIPRTATLGALIYFPIILNICILSFAVRFDGSLFTSPLMVLACLYLICWDYDKIKFILPFKYSTKNDSKPVDKVYSKKFPFAFFSGVFATMLIVVFGVNKIFDLYPRNSISECQKQCNDSDNPEACITFCECIYNNGESLDNCLEAYDNAEK